A stretch of the Planktothricoides raciborskii GIHE-MW2 genome encodes the following:
- a CDS encoding IS607 family transposase, whose translation MSIGVCLHTLRRWERDGKIQAIRTPSGQRRYDIASYTGISNKRTQRAIIAYARVSSRGQKADLDRQAAKLLELYPNAELVTDIASGLNFKRKGLRAILERVRQGDVGFIVVAHRDRLVRFGFDLRTWLCELDKTKIVVLNQDSLSPERELVEDILAIVHIFSRQLYRLTKYKSAIKEYPDLSQS comes from the coding sequence ATCTCAATAGGTGTATGCTTACATACCCTAAGAAGATGGGAAAGAGACGGCAAGATTCAAGCGATCAGGACACCATCAGGGCAGAGGCGATATGATATTGCATCCTACACGGGAATTTCCAACAAGAGAACGCAACGGGCAATTATCGCTTATGCCCGCGTTTCCAGCCGTGGACAAAAAGCAGACCTCGATCGCCAAGCTGCAAAATTACTCGAACTCTACCCTAACGCCGAGCTCGTCACTGATATCGCCAGTGGTCTTAATTTCAAAAGAAAAGGACTTAGAGCCATTTTGGAGCGAGTCCGTCAAGGGGATGTCGGATTTATTGTGGTTGCCCACAGAGACAGACTTGTTCGTTTCGGGTTTGACCTCCGAACCTGGTTGTGCGAACTCGACAAAACAAAAATCGTGGTTCTCAACCAAGACAGTTTATCCCCAGAACGAGAATTGGTTGAGGACATCCTTGCCATTGTTCACATCTTCAGTCGCCAACTCTACAGACTTACAAAATATAAGTCTGCAATCAAAGAATATCCGGATTTATCCCAGTCCTGA
- a CDS encoding RNA-guided endonuclease TnpB family protein, producing the protein MPLFTSSVANSTDLQNISLQSKNIRIYPSPELEKIWKKWRAACRYCFNQAIAMQRQSTTRISKLKLRNLVMQSDLPQWVKETPCHIRQNAIFDAHQAISASCDAKFRSIRDPRQTIKFNNSNFTKGTWYSQLTKTLKFKASEPIPEQWDYGTQLTYRRGKWFAVFPEPVIKSHTSSRKIIALDPGVRTFLTGYDGDRVIEIGNGDMGRIVRLCQHEYDLISRSTKVNAKRRRSMRKAANRIREKIRNLIDEVHKKAAHYLTNNYGLIFLPRFESSHMVAKSRRKIRSKTVRSMLTWGACAVLGFPQVEQLASHYHFKLILKHQAAKRGCVVLDVGESHTSKTCGVCGHRHTKLGGAKIHKCPPCGSQTPRDANGARNIMLRALRDSFFTVSNDGIAIVTVRALEINVQECSA; encoded by the coding sequence TTGCCATTGTTCACATCTTCAGTCGCCAACTCTACAGACTTACAAAATATAAGTCTGCAATCAAAGAATATCCGGATTTATCCCAGTCCTGAACTGGAAAAAATTTGGAAAAAATGGCGGGCGGCTTGCCGTTATTGTTTTAACCAAGCGATCGCCATGCAGCGTCAATCAACGACTCGGATTAGTAAGCTGAAATTGCGAAATCTGGTCATGCAATCCGATTTACCTCAATGGGTGAAAGAAACGCCTTGCCATATCAGACAAAATGCTATCTTTGACGCACATCAAGCAATAAGTGCGAGTTGTGATGCCAAATTCCGAAGTATCCGTGACCCCCGCCAAACAATCAAATTTAATAATTCCAATTTCACCAAAGGAACATGGTACAGTCAATTAACAAAAACACTTAAGTTTAAGGCAAGTGAACCTATACCAGAGCAATGGGATTATGGTACTCAATTGACTTATCGGCGTGGTAAATGGTTCGCTGTTTTTCCTGAACCTGTAATTAAAAGTCATACATCTTCAAGGAAAATAATTGCCTTAGATCCTGGAGTCAGAACTTTTTTGACTGGGTATGACGGCGATCGAGTCATTGAAATTGGCAACGGGGACATGGGTCGAATCGTGAGATTATGTCAACACGAATATGATTTAATTAGTCGTTCAACTAAGGTAAATGCCAAACGACGCCGTTCCATGAGAAAAGCGGCTAATCGGATTCGAGAAAAGATTCGGAACTTAATTGACGAAGTACACAAAAAAGCAGCCCATTACCTGACTAATAACTATGGATTAATTTTTCTACCTCGCTTTGAGTCTTCCCACATGGTAGCCAAGTCAAGAAGAAAAATTAGGTCTAAAACAGTCAGAAGTATGCTGACTTGGGGAGCCTGTGCGGTCTTGGGGTTTCCCCAAGTGGAGCAACTGGCGTCGCATTATCACTTTAAGTTAATTCTGAAACATCAAGCAGCAAAGCGTGGTTGCGTGGTGCTTGATGTGGGCGAAAGTCATACATCTAAAACCTGTGGAGTGTGTGGACATCGCCATACCAAACTAGGTGGTGCGAAAATACACAAGTGTCCTCCCTGTGGCAGTCAAACTCCTAGAGATGCAAATGGCGCACGTAATATAATGTTACGTGCTTTGAGGGATTCCTTTTTTACTGTCAGTAATGATGGTATTGCTATAGTTACAGTCCGAGCATTGGAAATCAATGTTCAGGAATGTTCAGCTTAA
- a CDS encoding plastocyanin/azurin family copper-binding protein, which produces MFSLNESDKQNIQPDLNLSPMIKQFVSSSHKLLTRWMLLPLVLWFSLLGSVSAIAAPTGDLARQPAIEVAVSLGNTANELKFFPNNFEFEGGRRYKLVLTNPSPQKHYFTAKDFADASWSQKVDAGNVEIKGAIHELELRPNAEAEWVFVPVRSGTYQLRCTIPGHTEAGMIGTITIKPAAQV; this is translated from the coding sequence ATGTTCAGCTTAAATGAATCAGACAAACAAAATATTCAGCCAGATTTAAACTTATCTCCCATGATTAAACAGTTTGTTTCCTCATCACATAAACTTTTAACCCGTTGGATGCTGCTGCCATTAGTGCTATGGTTCAGCCTGCTGGGGTCGGTCTCGGCGATCGCGGCACCTACGGGTGATTTAGCCCGTCAACCGGCGATCGAGGTGGCAGTGAGTTTAGGCAATACAGCCAATGAACTAAAATTTTTCCCCAATAACTTTGAATTTGAGGGTGGTCGTCGTTACAAGCTGGTATTGACAAATCCCAGTCCCCAAAAACATTATTTCACTGCCAAAGATTTTGCCGATGCTTCCTGGAGTCAAAAAGTAGACGCCGGTAACGTGGAAATCAAAGGGGCGATCCACGAACTAGAACTCAGACCCAACGCGGAAGCGGAATGGGTGTTTGTCCCGGTAAGATCCGGAACCTATCAACTGCGTTGCACTATTCCCGGTCACACCGAAGCGGGAATGATTGGCACCATTACCATTAAACCTGCGGCGCAGGTTTAA
- the map gene encoding type I methionyl aminopeptidase, which yields MNILANLLQQPAQKPSVKNQQRRRTIELKSPREIDIMRQSAKIVATVLKEISEMVQPGMTTADLDAHAEKRIREMGATPSFKGYHGFPASICASVNNEVVHGIPNKKKVLCAGDVLKVDTGAYYEGFHGDSCITIAVGEVTPEAAKLIRVAEESLYKGIEQVKAGNYLLDIAGAIEDHVKANGFSVVEDFTGHGVGRNLHEEPSVFNFRTREMPNVKLRAGMTLAIEPILNQGSKYTRILADKWTAVTVDNALSAQFEHTVLVTENGYEILSDRTKV from the coding sequence ATGAACATTCTTGCCAACCTCCTGCAACAACCTGCCCAGAAACCCAGCGTCAAAAACCAACAGCGTCGCCGCACTATTGAACTGAAATCTCCCCGCGAGATTGACATCATGCGTCAGTCTGCGAAAATTGTGGCCACGGTGCTCAAAGAAATTTCTGAAATGGTTCAGCCGGGCATGACCACCGCAGACCTGGATGCTCACGCGGAAAAACGGATTCGGGAAATGGGAGCCACCCCTAGTTTTAAAGGCTATCATGGCTTTCCCGCTTCGATTTGTGCCAGCGTTAACAATGAAGTGGTGCATGGAATTCCTAACAAGAAAAAAGTCTTATGCGCCGGGGATGTCCTCAAGGTAGACACAGGCGCTTATTATGAAGGATTCCACGGGGATTCTTGCATTACTATTGCAGTGGGAGAAGTCACCCCAGAAGCCGCCAAATTAATTCGGGTTGCCGAAGAATCTTTATATAAAGGAATTGAACAAGTCAAAGCGGGCAATTATCTATTAGATATTGCCGGAGCAATTGAAGACCATGTGAAAGCCAATGGTTTTAGTGTGGTCGAAGATTTCACGGGTCATGGTGTGGGTCGGAACCTCCATGAAGAACCTTCGGTGTTCAACTTCCGCACTCGTGAAATGCCCAATGTGAAATTACGCGCTGGGATGACTTTGGCGATCGAGCCGATTCTCAATCAAGGCTCCAAATATACCCGCATTTTAGCGGATAAATGGACAGCGGTAACGGTGGATAATGCCCTATCCGCTCAGTTTGAACATACAGTATTAGTCACCGAAAATGGCTATGAAATTTTAAGCGATCGCACTAAAGTTTAA
- a CDS encoding pentapeptide repeat-containing protein — protein sequence MNNVNLTGVNLEGSFLTGANLSRAVLNQANLNGAFLYRADLSFAKLQSATLV from the coding sequence ATGAACAATGTTAACTTAACTGGGGTCAACCTCGAAGGCTCCTTTCTCACAGGTGCTAACCTCAGTCGGGCAGTCTTAAATCAGGCCAACTTGAATGGCGCTTTTCTTTATCGGGCGGATCTAAGTTTTGCCAAACTTCAATCCGCTACGCTAGTTTAA
- a CDS encoding pentapeptide repeat-containing protein, with product MKSKLIETKLSGTLLTAVNLAVANLEGVNLCGADLRGINLRGANLTKANLSWANLSGARLSGARLQGALLNGVKFAQAYLNGVDLSGLELEGVDFSEAKLNGANLSQANLIASSLMAASLRGAMLAGANLQGADLTEAVLSRASLSQANLTRADLTDANLQEADLTGAKLNLACLLRTNLSGADLSDAYLWVLICMKRIWSKPISWERVCVMR from the coding sequence GTGAAATCAAAACTCATTGAAACTAAACTCAGTGGCACTTTACTTACTGCGGTGAACCTGGCGGTAGCGAACCTAGAAGGGGTGAATCTTTGTGGTGCGGATTTGCGGGGAATTAATCTGCGCGGTGCAAATTTGACTAAGGCTAATTTGAGTTGGGCAAATCTGAGTGGAGCCCGATTAAGTGGTGCGCGATTACAGGGGGCGCTGCTCAATGGGGTGAAATTTGCTCAAGCATATCTTAATGGGGTGGATTTGAGTGGGTTGGAGTTGGAGGGGGTGGACTTTTCCGAGGCTAAACTCAATGGAGCGAATTTAAGTCAGGCGAATCTGATTGCCAGTAGTTTGATGGCAGCGTCCCTTCGGGGGGCTATGTTGGCGGGGGCAAACTTGCAAGGGGCAGATTTAACTGAAGCGGTGTTGAGTCGAGCGTCTTTAAGTCAAGCGAATTTGACTAGGGCAGATTTGACTGATGCGAATTTACAAGAGGCAGATTTGACCGGCGCGAAACTGAATTTAGCTTGTTTGTTGCGGACTAATCTCAGTGGCGCTGATTTATCTGATGCTTACCTTTGGGTGCTGATCTGTATGAAACGGATTTGGAGCAAGCCAATTTCCTGGGAGCGAGTTTGCGTGATGCGATGA
- a CDS encoding Npun_F5749 family FMN-dependent PPOX-type flavoprotein, which produces MNDLAPWRSPLGRAQHRNRSLPNARYVQLATVRPNGRPANRTVVFRGFLDQTNQLKFVTDFRSEKPDQIDRCPWAEVCWYFPKTREQFRLQGRLTLVTDTHLDPVLAVAREKAWAELSDAARSQFAWPHPGHPRENGDGFNPPPTAADRPLSHFCLLLLDPLSVDHLELRGDPQNRRLYQRQNDGWSIQEINP; this is translated from the coding sequence ATGAATGATTTGGCTCCTTGGCGATCGCCTCTTGGTCGCGCCCAACATCGCAATCGCAGTTTGCCCAATGCTCGTTATGTTCAGTTAGCCACTGTTCGTCCCAATGGCCGACCGGCGAACCGAACAGTAGTTTTTCGCGGATTTTTAGACCAGACAAATCAGTTAAAATTTGTCACCGATTTTCGCAGTGAAAAACCGGATCAAATTGACCGTTGTCCTTGGGCTGAAGTTTGTTGGTATTTTCCCAAAACTCGCGAACAATTTCGCTTGCAGGGTCGTTTAACTTTAGTCACCGATACCCATCTCGATCCGGTGTTAGCCGTTGCTCGCGAAAAAGCCTGGGCAGAACTTTCAGACGCGGCGCGATCGCAATTTGCATGGCCACATCCCGGACATCCCAGAGAAAATGGCGATGGGTTTAATCCCCCACCGACCGCAGCGGATCGACCCCTTTCTCATTTTTGTTTACTATTACTTGATCCTCTCTCCGTCGATCATTTAGAACTGCGGGGCGACCCACAAAACCGTCGCTTATACCAGCGTCAAAATGATGGGTGGTCAATCCAAGAAATTAATCCTTAA
- a CDS encoding Uma2 family endonuclease → MTQASLKTPIFYPEPDGAPMAESDPTRDYLVYGVEALKLYFQKRSDVYVSGNLWLCYQQGVPDAVVAPDVFVVFGVENRQRRSYKIWEENDKAPSWVLEITSRSTRHQDEQEKPRTYAQMGVTEYFQYDPTGDYLNPPLKGRRLEGNTYSPIAPTALADGTLCFPSEVLGLEMHLLIDGQLRFFHRQTGEYLRTYGEERERGDREQLRAERERLEKEQERLRAEQESQRAEQERLRAEQESQRAEQERQEKERQQQRAAKLAARLRELGIDPDAD, encoded by the coding sequence ATGACCCAAGCATCCCTAAAAACCCCGATATTTTATCCCGAACCAGACGGCGCACCTATGGCAGAAAGTGACCCCACTCGTGATTATTTAGTTTATGGAGTAGAAGCCCTAAAACTATATTTTCAAAAGCGATCGGATGTTTATGTTTCCGGTAATTTGTGGCTATGTTACCAGCAAGGAGTCCCTGATGCGGTAGTTGCTCCGGATGTATTTGTGGTTTTTGGGGTAGAAAACCGTCAACGCCGCAGTTATAAAATCTGGGAAGAAAATGACAAAGCGCCTTCCTGGGTTCTAGAAATAACTTCCCGGAGCACAAGACATCAGGATGAACAAGAAAAACCCCGCACTTATGCTCAAATGGGTGTAACGGAATATTTCCAATATGACCCAACGGGGGATTATCTGAACCCTCCACTCAAGGGCAGAAGGTTAGAGGGCAATACTTACTCGCCGATCGCACCCACTGCGTTGGCAGATGGCACCCTTTGTTTCCCTTCTGAAGTATTGGGATTAGAAATGCATCTCCTAATTGATGGTCAGTTGCGTTTTTTCCATCGTCAGACCGGCGAGTATTTACGCACTTATGGCGAAGAACGAGAGAGAGGCGATCGCGAACAACTGCGAGCCGAGCGCGAACGTCTGGAAAAGGAACAAGAACGTCTGCGGGCAGAACAAGAAAGCCAACGGGCGGAACAAGAACGTCTGCGGGCTGAACAAGAAAGCCAACGGGCGGAACAAGAACGGCAGGAAAAGGAACGGCAACAACAACGGGCCGCGAAATTAGCCGCACGGTTGCGAGAACTGGGAATCGATCCTGATGCTGATTAA